The Procambarus clarkii isolate CNS0578487 chromosome 39, FALCON_Pclarkii_2.0, whole genome shotgun sequence region AGAAAATCATGTAATAAACTCAAAATATATTACCGtagtccctcccccccaccctagaATAACGTTCTCTCTAATAGCACCTAGAGTGTTCTGACCTCCTTGTATAGAGACTGGTATGGCCTCTTACAATACTTCAGGAAGCTCTCACACTAGCTTTCCCTGCATTTTTCTCTTACAACAGTCTCGGAGTTCTAAAAAACGAGTCTACGCAGAGTGCCACCTCTTGGTAAATATTAACCTTTCATTTCCTCACAAACTTCCTTACATGAGAGATATGATACCGAACACTTAGTAAACTATTAATGCATATGATTAAAGTGTGTGGAATACCACCTAAATGAACACGTGATAATCTTTAAAGATAAATATTTACAAAACATTGACAAACTATGCTTCCTCAACCAATGGCTGGTCTTCCCAGGCGTCCAAACAGCCGCTTGACAACCAGCACCTTGAAGCCTGTCTATGAGGCGAGGGTTATGCTTCTCTTTCTCAATTGCGAATCTTAAGTTGACGCGTGCGGTTGTGTATTTGTGTAAGGAAGACTATAGTGTTGGTGACGAGCGTCGTGGCGGTTGTGTTGAGTTAAAGGGATATTACTCATAACAATACCTTATGGTTGTGACTAGTTAGtgccaatatatgtatataagtaaCGTGCGGGCGAGACTTACCTTTTAAGTAACACTATACTGAGTTCTTTAGTATTATTTTCTAAAGTGTAATACGTAAGAAAATTAATCGTATTTGGTATTTGCTCTATATACCACAGTGAATCAACAGCGAGAGGTTTGCCTTTCGTTAGCACTGTATGACAAGGTATCATACAGAAGCCAGTATGTTGATTACTGAACTGATCACCGGACCAGACGCTCCTCGACGGACTGAGTGAGTACAATTAAATGTTCCTGTTAGAAACTTGTGTTGATATTCCAGGTTAAATATGCGTAAATAAtgttagtgtatatatatatatatatatatatatatatatatatatatatatatatatatatatatatatatatatatatatatatatatatatatatatatatatatatttttatgtttCTATGTCCCGTTTCTTGTGCCAAGTGAGGTGCTATCAACTGCAGTCGATTAGACGTTGTTTATGTATATCACGTAATAGAACGCGATAAATCTTAATAACTACAGCCCGCTTTGCTTGTATGTCACTCACGTGAGAGATAAAGTAAGAAGACACCCTTTCTGTGATTGTTAAATCAGGACATTTAACTAAGACCCACGGTAACAAGCTAGTTGAATGATCCAGGTAATACCCAGCCCGTCAGTCGATGGAAACACATCGCAGTTATGTTGTTCCGACCTCTGAGGGTGGAGCTTTGTGAGAGTGGTGAGTAACCCGGTGACATGTTCGCGTAGTTGTACCTCCATGATAACTACTTACAGCGCTGAGCCGTCGTTGAGCTAATCACATTAACTGTTATTAGGTGGTGGCGCCCACACATTAGAGTGAACAGTGTATCGCTGTAAACAAAAACCGAAAACGTTGACATGTAGGTAGAGTGAagggtaaagttagagaagaaggaagagaagaaaaggaaaaaaCAAACAACATGAAAATTTACACGTTTGACATCTTTCATAGAGAAAGAAGTATTAGGTGTTAAAATTTGTATTAACAACAATATTGAACCTATTTCTTGCAAGCTGATTTGAGGGCCGAGATAGAGCGTAGGTTTCTATATAATCTACATAACGAGGTCAAGACTAGTAAAGACCTTTTTTAATTAGAGATAAACCATTGCGATTCGAAAGATTCTAATTAATTTAGTTCCTGGACTCCAAATGAAAAACTTTTAGTTTATAGTTTTTAGAGTAAGATGAGATAGATCTAACAAAGGTAATTTCATTCTTGTAGGTGAAGAGCAGTAAGGCGTTCCAGTATGATATATGCAGAAGATCACATTGAAAAATAGATTGAGGAACGCGTTTTCGGCCTCTGGTCATCATAGATTCTATTTTGCTCTGAGGATAACCTGAGGCTGAAAACGCGCTCAGCAATCTATTTTTCAATGTGTTTTTTCTGCATAccttatgtgtatgtatatatgtatatatatatatatatatatatatatatatatatatatatatatgtatatatatatgtatatatatatatatatatatatatatatatatatatatatatatatatatatatatacttatatatacttatatatatatatatatatatatatatatataatataatataatctcaGTAACCAGTATGAAGTAAATCCCCCAATTTCAGTTCTTGATATATATGCAGTATTATCTCACTCGTGTCAGCACATGCTATAATTTTTCCTGATGAAATGAGAAACTAGTATTATTACCTATATATGTAAAGAAAAACTGCTCTACTAAAGTTTGTCAAACTTGAGAAACTTGAGAAATGTCTCCTCGTCTCTCACAGCTCCAGGTCTGGCCACACCACTGGGTAAAATATTCACTTAATTTCTATTTGAACCTCCCTTATCCTGGAATTTGTATATTGTTCCTTCTTGGTAGGTAACAAAGTCCTGGCAGGTCAGCAGTGGCCTTGTTCTTAAACCAATGCTAATTTTTTTTGCTAATATTAGTTCATAGAGGCGAACTTGGATTATGTTTGAGACATAATTTTGTTGCTAAGCGTCGGTAATCAACCAAACTTTTGTTGTGTCGCTCAGAAGTTCAGTACAGTTTTCTGCCGGAGTTGGAGGAGGGTGAGGGCGTGGGAGCCTGTCTCTAGGTCGACGTTGGGTTGAGGTAACTTTGGGTGACGTTATTGTCTCTGGTAAATATCTTCATGAGAAAGAGATGACAGTTTGTTATTAGCTGATGGCACTTGTCATGGGTAGAGGCAGAGGACATTTGTCATGGGTAGAGGCAGATGACACTTGTCATGGGTAGAGGCAGTTGACACTTGTCATGGGTAGAGGCAGAGGACACTTGTCATGGGTAAAGGCAGTTGACACTTGTCATGGGTAGAGGCAGAGGACACTTGTCATGGGTAGAGGCAGTTGACACTTGTCATGGGTAGAGGCAGTTGACACTTGTCATGGGTAGAGGCAGTTGACACTTGTCATGGGTAGAGGCAGTTGACACTTGTCATGGGTAGAGGCAGTTGACACTTGTCATGGGTAGAGGCAGAGGACATTTGTACGCGCACAGTCCTGAATCAGCTCCTTACATCATTACGTATCGAGAACGTGGCGGCCTACAGAAAGGCAGACAGGGAATGCAGGTGAACCACAGAGAGAGACATGAGGCAGAAGATGAAGACAGAGACAGAAATACTTAGAGATTGCAAATATATATAGAAAGACAGAGCGAGTGAGTGAAAGTATCCCCCTATCAGAGTCCTCTCTTACGCCTTCTGGAAGATTTAACGAAAACAGTGTAATTGAGGCCTGAAATGCACAAAGAGAAAGTTGTCCAAATAATACGTTTGACGGCATAGCTTATAACGTGTATAAGCTTAGTTTGCTGTCAGGCCTGACCACCGCCAAAGGGGTTATAAAGGATACAACAATAGCTCACTGAGCAACAGGCAAGTGTATATAGCCTGGAATGTAGTTGAAGAGTGAAGTTAACTTTCAGTGTATTACTCTGTGAGTGTAGTGGAATGAaactcttggtgtgtgtgtatatatatatcctttcgTCCGGCGACTGCATCTCCCTGCTGTATATATACTTAGGGTTGCGTTCAGTTGATTATTCAACATACATCAGAGTGCAAAAATACGACTTTTAACatcagtttttttttaattttttaatcatCGAGCAACAATACGGCACAATTAATTTTAGCCAGGTAAATGGATATtccttaaaaataataaaaatttaccGTATTACATTTTGAACTCCCACGTGATGTTACCCACTCTAAAATCATTCCTCAAAAAAGACTTAGACTTTTTGGCAGTAAACGTAACATATGACAATATTAAACGATATTGATGGCTTCAGTAGCTATTTCGGCCcagacttccctccctccccccccccccactcctggtCGCAGAGACCGTCTCTCCTTGTTCTTCTTGAACATAGTAAAGGAGACTGAGCCTGCCACACTCGGTAGACATTTGTCTATCTTAATTTTTTATTACCATAGTAAGGAGAGCGAGGGAGGTGGAGCTGCTTCGTCTTACACAAGTGCAGGATTACTTGAGGAGAAATAGTGGAAACAGCAGTTTCTTTATGACAGTTGAATTATGCTGAAGTCCCTGCAAAAGAGCAGCAGTAAAGCTGTAGTCTCTGCGAACTAGCAGTAGCAGAACAATAACAGGAGTAAGCAgaaacaccagcaacagtagcagtggCCGCAGGACGAACAGTAGCAGTGGCCGCAggaccagcagtagcagcaacagtagcagtggCCGCAGGACGAGCAGTAGCAGTGGCCGCAggaccagcagtagcagcaacagtagcagtggCCGCAGGACGAGCAGTAGCAGTGGCCGCAGGACCAGCAGTAGCAGTGGCCGCAGGACCAGCAGTAGCAGTGGCCGCAGGACCAGCAGTAGCAGTGGCCGCAGGACCAGCAGTAGCAGTGGCCGCAGGACCAGCAGTAGCAGTGACCCCATGACCAGCAGTAGCAGTGGCCGCAGGAACAGCCGTAGCAGCAAAACCTGCagtgcagcagtaacagcagaacCTGCAGTACTAGGAGGACCTAAAATGCATCAGGAGTAGTGGCAGCCGCAGCAGGCAGCCAGCCCCTCCATCAGGTCGGGATGAGACACCAAGACCCTCCTACCTTCCCTTACTTCTTAATGAAGATCAACGTTCACATCAACTCTCTCACGGGAGGCGAGCACACACCTAACGGGTTTAATTATTATCCTCACGCTAGCTTACAAAGGCATCAGGCGATATGCTTGCTGATAGCCAGTGTTACTAAAACATGATTTATAACCTAATTTACGCTTGTCTGGGACCAAGGAATGGTAATATGGTTTCCAGCTCGCGAGATAAACCGGTTTGACTTCTATTTCCTCAGTATCTGTCTTAATTTACTTGACGCTTGAGCTGCACTTGGTTAATTAATCGCCAAGAGGAAGGAATATGTTTTTTTTGGGGTAGAGAGACGTGAGTGATCAATGTCTGTGCTCTTGAGTGTCGTGAAGGATGACATTCTGCACTCTGGACTTTGCTTGTAACAGAGGTCAGGTTAATGAGTGACCACTGGAGTATACTTGCTCTGTTGGCAACAGTTGAGAATGACAGAAgtgtgaggggtggcagtagagtgtgaggggtgacagtagagtgtgaggggtggcagtagagtgtgaggggtggcagtagAGTGTGAGGGGTGACAGTAGAGTGTGAGGGTGACAGTAGAGTGTGACGGGTGGCAGTAGAGTGCGAGGGGTGACAGTagagtgtgaggggtggcagtagagtatgaggggtgacagtagagtgtgagggtggcagtagagtgtGAGGGGTGACAGTAGAGTGTGAGGGGGTGGCAGTagagtgtgaggggtggcagtagagtgtgaggggtggcagtagagtgtgaggggtgacagtagagtgtgagggtgacagtagagtgtgaggggtggcagtagAGTGTGAGGGGTGACAGAGTGTGAGGGTGACAGTAGAGTGTGACGGGTGGCAGTAGAGTGTGAGGGGTGACAGTAAAgtgtgaggggtggcagtagagtgtgaggggtgacagtagagtgtgagggtgacagtagagtgtgagggtggcagtagagtatgaggggtgacagtagagtgtgagggtggcagtagagtgtgaggggtgacagtagagtgtgagggtgacagtagagtgtgaggggtggcagtagagtgtgaggggtgacagtagagtgtgaggggtgacagtagagtgtgaggggtgacagtagagtgtgaggggtggcagtagagtgtgaggggtgacagtagagtgtgaggggtgacagtagagtgtgaggggtggcagtagagtgtgaggggtggcagtagagtgtgaggggtgacagtagagtgtgaggggtgacagtagagtgtgagggtgacagtagagtgtgaggggtggcagtagAGTGTGAGGACaatggtatatatataaaatgaatcaGGACGTGTCGGCCTGTCATTGGGTCCCTCTTTACAGCTTAAGATTTGATAAGCGTTCTCATCACCACGGGCCGGAATTCATCACCTTTATTTCGCTTCATATATGTGATGATTAATATAGATTAAGCCACTGAAGAgaagatcatatatatatatatatatatatatatatatatatatatatatatatatatatatatatatatatatatggtgtatataatatatagcgGTGCTTTAAGAGGGTGTTCACTCTACGTAAGTTGTTTAAATGGTGTTTACTATCCGTAGGGTAATTGTGCCCAGTGACGGAACGCtgacatggttatcttgagaggttatcttgagatgatttcggggctttagtgtctcggcggcccggtcctcgaccaggctcccacccccaggaagcagcccgtgacagctgactaacacccaggtacctattttactgctaggtaacaggggcataggatgaaaggaactctgcccaatgtttctcgccggcgcttgggatcgaacccaggaccacaggatcacaagtccagcgtgctgtccactcggccgaccgactccctaaaGCCATGGTTAAAGGAAGACGTACCCTTGTGTAGTTATTTAAGCTCGATGACCATGCCATGgtaggggtctcgtagcctggtggatagcgcgcagtaggggtctcgtagcctggtggatagcgcgcaggaatcgtaattctgtggcgcgggttcgattcccgcacgaggcagaaacaaatgggcaaagtttctttcaccctgaatgcttctgttacctagcagtaaataggtacctgggtgttagtcagctgtcacgggctgcttcctgggggtggaggcctggtcgaggaccgggccgcggggacactaaaaagccccgaaatcatctcaagataacctcaagatatgcctCCGGTGCCCTATTATTTTCTCCTTAATTTCCTCGATCAGTTACGGCTTGCTAAGGGTCCAGGAAGGACCCAAACATCGGCACCTTTATTTCCTACGTGTAGGGATATTTGCTATTTATTTTCAAACCGGATTATTATGATTTATTCTCGGCATGATAAGACGTTACCCTTCTTCTGGCAAATGTGAGACAACAAAGCTCTCATTGCCATACCTCTAACAAGTTAGCTGATAGATGACGAACACGATATTAAGGGAACTCGCTGAATTTACCAGAAAGTACAAGGATATTGACATATGGGTCAATATCCATATGTATCAATATCATCATACATCAATATCCATACATCAATATCGTTTATAACCACAATATTGACATattgtggttataaataggagctgcctcgtatgggccaataggccttctgcagttgcctttgttcttatgttatgttcttatgcatCTTACTCATCGCCGTGGGTAATCCTGAGGCAACCCCATGAGTACCGTCTGGCTTCTGGACCCCGGACAGCAAGTGAGTTTCTTGGGTGAAATGCCGTTACTCCTTCTTGAATAGCGGGACTGTCGCCACTGTTCCGTTACATTGTGCCGTTACGCAATCAGTGTTCAATTTACGCCGAGAATATGGATGAAAACGCGACACTGTTGCCCGGGTAATGAACACAGACTGCAACAGTATTGTGTGTTAGTGCTCGCCACTGATGCTCGGCACAAATCAGCAGAAAATTGCTGCCAATGAAAATTATAGCTGCAATTTGCAGGTGGGCTGAACTGGTTTGTTAGTTAGCACACGTGTTGTATAATCGACTGAAAACCTGAATGACCGTATACCTGCTACAGGTAACAGGGACCCAAGGAGAAATTACTTGTTAGTTAATATAAGCATTATGCAGGAGTTAaatttaatattttgtttttaattaatcGACGAAAATAGCATCCATTGTATAGAAATATTTTCCTTGTTAGTTAACCCTCTATGCCTCAGCGTCACAGTTTAATTCATAGACGACATAGAGAAGAGGATCCCGTGATGCATCTCATAATATGATTCAGTAATTATAACGAGTTAGCGGGGTCCCTGAGCCGCTAATTGCTTTATAAATGAGTTTGTGGGCTGCAAAGGCTGCTTACCTGTCATCCAGGTGATGTgcgccacatatatatatatatatatatatatatatatatatatatatatatatatatatatatatatatatatatatatatatatatatatatgtcgtacctagtagccagaatgcacttctcggcctactatgcaaggcccgatttgcctaataagccaagttttcctgaattaatatattttctctaatttttttcttatgaaatgataaagctacccatttcattatgtatgaggtcatttttttgttattggagttaaaattaacgtagatatatgaccgaacctaaccaaccctacctaacctaacctaaccaatcgttataggttaggttaggttagataactgaaaaagttaggttaggttaggtaggttaggtagtcgaaaaacaattaattcatgaaaacttggcttattaggcaaatcgggccttgcatagtaggctgagaagtgcgttctggctactaggtacgacatatatatatatatatatatatatatatatatatatatatatatatatatatatatatatatatatatatatatatatatatatatatatatatacatatatataatatacatacatatatataatattatatataatatattatatatatgtatgtatattgtgTGAATGTGttaacatacatacacacacacacatgtatgttctGTCAGAGTCGAGCTCTAGCTATTAAGTCCTGTCATAATGATGCAGATATATTTACCAAGTGTTGAAATGGTTTCAACCATATCAACTTTTGGTTGGTTGAAACCAATGGTTTCAACTGTTATCTATTTCATTTATAAAATTATTCCTACTTAGATGTTTTCTCTGATATTTTTATCTTGCTTACGTCTCTAGCTCCCATCCACGTGGTCTTGTTTGGCTGCTCTTTGCTCTTTGTTTTATTTTCTATTCTCAGGTACCTTAGAATCGTACACGTCTCGGTCATGTCCCTTTCTTTCTCAAAGTTGGGTTAAATCCAGATCCCCAGCTTTCCTTCATTGGTTGTATTCTGCATGCGAAAGGCATCTTAATACTAGTTCCTTCAGGCTGTTCGGATGTGTATCAGTCAGACGAACACCGGCAACAGTCTTGTGTTAATATTTCCCTCTGATAGCAACCCTTAGGATTTTGTTCCGTTAATAGGTCTTTCATGTATGGAAGTTGCTTATGGATTATGGAACTTGCTTCCCCATTATCAGTTCCGTCCTGCTGGAAGGTTCATACCCTTATTCCTCCTAGCCAGTTAAATTTGCGTTTCTTAAGGATTTAAGCTCGGTAGCCAATTTTCAGTCCATATCAGAAGAGTG contains the following coding sequences:
- the LOC138372533 gene encoding micronuclear linker histone polyprotein-like, translating into MHERRLKRPSSRESDLGPQRLPRRQKRQKRWSGDICEEEAKLQHQAGGVSRNTSNSSSGRRTNSSSGRRTSSSSNSSSGRRTSSSSGRRTSSSSNSSSGRRTSSSSGRRTSSSSGRRTSSSSGRRTSSSSGRRTSSSSGRRTSSSSDPMTSSSSGRRNSRSSKTCSAAVTAEPAVLGGPKMHQE